In the genome of Candoia aspera isolate rCanAsp1 chromosome 4, rCanAsp1.hap2, whole genome shotgun sequence, the window GTGCTTGCTAGTTCAAACACATCAAAATAAGAAGAGTAAGgtaatatttttaatacaattgGAACAATTTGTGAGCTTTAATTGCTTTTGTAAATATTCATGACTTACAGTGAACTAATATAGTAAAGTCTAAACAACTCAATTTTGAACCAAGATATTATATTACACTTCTATTGTAAGACACTGAAAGATCCAGAAGATGGCACCAAAGGATAAACCATAAACTGATacattttaactttaatttttaaaagactagAAGCCCTCACTGCTAAAAGCAAATGTCAATGATCTGAATTTATTTACatgcatgcgcgcacacacacacacacaaatgcgtGAAAATACCACTGATTCTGTCAGCCAATATTTTTCTGCAAGGTGATGGAATGGTAACATTTTTCTAGGTATAATCCTCAGAAGCATGACCAagaaaatcccattattttcataATATAAATCATACGGAAGAACCAGAAAGGATGAATCCTTCATCatgtttgccatcttttatctttgtttgtatgctttattgattttatgtaATTTCtgtgtttgattgttgtgagccacccagagtggtTGAGAGTTGTCATACaagttttattgttattgttgttggtgctgctgctattattactcCCTAATTAAACAGCATGCCTTCCATTCAAGGAGAGTCGCATGAGTACTGGAAAATAATGAGGAGATGGGTTCAGATGCATCATTCAAAAGCACTGTTCAGTGGGAGATATTATAATAACCCACAGATAAATCAGGGTTATCTTTTTTTCATTAACCAGGGAGAGATTTTTACCAGTGCAAATGTGTTACATGTTTTTCAGGGATGGAGAGGGATTGAGAGAATAGCCTTTCTGAAATTAAAAGACAGACGTGCACACTGGTGTCCAGGTAAATAGAGCCTTCTGGTGACAGATACCGTGGCCAGTGGGATACTTCGGCAAAATCCTGTGAAGCATCAGGGAAGGTTGCTATGTACGTAAGCATAGTTATTTAAAGGATTTGCTTAAATGttatagcttttcttttcttttttttttcttttcttttttgaaccCTGAATGGTGCATTTTCTTCTCAGTTTCAGTGCAGTCCCTAGAGTTGTGGTTGTGTGATCCTCCAAAATGGTTTCTCATACATTTTCCTATGCATAAATCAGCGTTAATGAACCTGACTTCACCAGAATCTGTAGTGAGGAAAGTAGACAGTTAGAAGAAACATCGCAGTTTTGCAACACAAGCCTTGCCCTATTCGACATATTCACAACATTGCAACTAGTCCAAAAGGGGCTATCTTGTGCCAGCAATTACAAGTGCAGGAATTCAGTCTTAGAAAAGAGGACTTTATGGTGGCTATAAACCTCACCATAGTGCTGCAATGTAAGAGCTCACAAAAACCAAACAAGCTTCCTTCAGAAGCTGAGGTTCCATGCAATCCAATACAACATCTACATAATCAGAGCTGAGGGTAGTCTTAGACCAGCCCAAAGGTCGCTCGTGAAATTAGAAGCAGCATAACTTTGGGAAATCAGGTCCAGGGCTGGAAAGTTATTTGCCAACAGAAGTCTTCTTTGGTAGTATTGACTCCACTATGGCTCTTCCTTAGTCAAGCCTTTTTCTTTTGAGGAACCTCAGTGATAATCTTGGTTCTATTGGCTTGAACTTTCTGTATGTATGAGGGCTAAGGATCTTTTCCTGATCAGGTGACTCAGCCTGTTGCCCTGCTGCTGCAGCAGGTAGCTGATTACCTGACTGCTCCAGACCTGCAGGTTCATCCTCCAACAGGTTTTGCTATTTCTGAGTCTCATCTGCAGATATTTGAGAATCTTCTGGCTTCTCAGTTGCAAGGTCAGAACCTGCCCAGTTTCTTCAGCTGATAGTCAGACTCATCAGGCAGGCATAACTGTTTTTGTCATTCTGCTACTGGAGTCTTTCTTTGAAGAAATGTTTAATCTGGTAAAAATCAGTGTTGCTCTCTGATATGGCTTATAGTTTGGAATTTGTTTCCTAGTTATATATATTGTATTACATGTTAGTTTTAtgtatctctctcccccttcccctgccCCAATTTCTGGAATTCTTATCTAAATAGAtaaggaacattttttaaaatatagaacacTCAGCTTTTAATCCCTAATGCCTGAACTTCTTCAATGCAGCCTGTCTCCTGCCCTCAGAGTTGTTGATAATCCATTGAGGGTCACTAAATGACAGCTTCCCACAGAGTAAACAGAGGCTGCTGtaaatttaggtaaaggtaaaggtttcccttgacattaagtccagtcgtgtccgactctagggggcggtgctcatctccgtttcaaagccgaagagccggcgtttgtccgtagacacttccacggtcatgtggccggcatgactaaacggaacgccgttacctgcccgccaaagtggtacctattaatccactcacatttgcatgttttcgaactgctaggttggcaggagctgggactagcaatgggagctcaccccatcacgtggattcgaaccgccgaccttccgatcagcaagctcagcagctcagcggtttaacccgcagcgccaccgcatcgtAAATTTATTTGATGAAAAAAACTATCTTCTTAAGCATAGTGTTGTTTGCATCCTTCAGCAGAAAGTCGTTTTTTTCcagactgtgtgtatgtgtggaacTTAGACTTGGGAAAGGTAAATTCTACTAGACATGGGTGCTAGAGTTTAAGCCACTGATCGAATACTCTCCTAATACAACATATGATAGAATCTTTACAAGCTTACTagtattttctgtttaaaaaaggaaatattctgTATATAATACAAGCTTAATATTCCAGTTCCCCCATTTCACTGATGAGTAGAACAATAACACAGGATGCAATGATGACATCCATGGTTGGCTAGAAGTGGGAAATATCATCAGTGGCGatagtaaacattttttttaaatagagttaGAGATTCCTCAAACTAAGCTTTCATGTCTATGAAGAATTGATGTTTTCAAAGTTTATGCTAGGACAGTCCCTGTTGGTTTATCAGCATGCTGAAAAACCTATGTGATGCAACCAGTCTGCAAAACAAAAGGAGATATTTAACTTATCCCCACTGCTGGGACTATCAGCTGTTTGAATGCTATCATATAACCCAGTTCTTCTGTAAGGTTGTTCAGACTTAATACACTCTTGTTCTTTTCTACTATTTTCTACCCGTTAATATGATGAAAAAGAATCTGCTTTATAAATTCTTTAAAAGCAGAAGAGAACTATGGAGAAATAGTTCTGGACTGGGGTGTGATATAAATTGTCTTTCATGATAAAATCATCCTCCATTGCTTTCCACATTTCCATTAGATCCCAGGGATCATCTTCCTGAGGAACCTCCTGCTTTTAGGCTTTTGGGAATTCTTTACTACTAAATGAAGAACTACCCTTTTAAAGATTTTGAGATAGCTCCTTACAACTGAGAAAATTAAACTATTCTGACAATACCTTTTGCCAAAAAATTAATGTAAGCTGTTCCAGGTCCCAGTTCTTCTGTAGGGTTGATAAAGATTAGTATTCTCTTGTCTTTTACTACTTCCTACCTATAAATTTGATAACCACTTTAAAAACTTTCAAAGCAGGAAATAattctggagaacatttctggttTGGAGTGTGATATTCATAGTTTTTTGAATTATAAAATCATATTTCTAGACATCCTACCTTGTTTTCAGATTTCCATTAAATCTCAAAGGAAGGCATCGTGAGTAAATCTCTGCTATTAAACTTCCTGAGTGCTCTTGTACTTTTCCCTGTTAAATGGAAATCTACTCTTCTAAAATCTTTCAGACTGCACCTTCCTCTATTTGTTTAAATCCCTCCCCTAACACTTCTTTCCAGAAACTGAGTGTAGATTTCCAAAGGCAATTTATGACAGCTGGAGCAAAAATGTAGTGGCCAATTCCTCATCTACAGCAATGGAAAAATGAGCATTTTTCAGGAAGTACCCAAAGTGAATGAACTAACTGGGAGTTCTACTAGGATTCATTACAAAGTTTGTTCAAAGAGGAGAAAACAATAAGAGGAGAGTGGTCAGACAAGCCATATGTTTTGGGAGGTTTTGTACATAATTTTGAGGAATGGAAAGATAATCTCCTGACTAGCAACTAGCTTCAAGCCTCCATTCTCAAAGTTTTTCATTACCCATTGTAGGTCACTGGATGACTGTTTCCCATTGAGTAAACAGGATATTGCATAGAGTGAAGGATGACTATAATGCATGAAGAATACAGGGAAGAAAATCAGCTGAATGTGTGAAGAGCTAACTGTAGTTCTACGATGGTGTTCAGCAGGAGACTTTAAGAAGTAGGCCTTTAAAGACAAATTTCTGACTTCACAGCTTGTCTCTTCCTAATAGGATCTAAGAATGgaacagaaagggggaaaaaatgtaccagcatactttaaaaaacaacatttaGGATTAATACATAAGATACTGCAATCATGAAATCCAGTAGTAAACAAAGGAATGCCAATTAAAgatgtaaataatttatttgaaaacaaacaaaaagaatatttATCCACACTGTCACATCAAACTGAAGAAAAGGCTCAAGTGAGATTCCCCTGAGTTCAATCAGTCCAACATTCAGTATTGAGAAGGAGTCttcataatatactgtatgtctataaCCTGAAAGGAGTTATAtgctaaactatttttttttccatacataAACTTTTAATTGTTCATAAAATTGATCCTCTGAGATGGGGTGGGAGGAatgacagctattcatgggggtggtgggccctgtgagggtgccaggatgagatcttatttcccatcttgaattttatattttaatatctgtatttgtatttatatgcttttatatttatagttatacggaattgtttttagtgatttgccatttttactttttgtaagctgcccagagtcattgtacatgagatgggcagcagaggaaataaataaataaataaatgctacctGGCTTTTTGTCTTAAATACTAGGTTTTCATCCTAGTATTACTAGTATTTAATCCTAGGATTACTAGGATTACTAAATCCTAGGTTACTAGAAGAACTGATAAAGGAGGAGATAACACAATACAAGATTAAAGGACAACATAAAGAACCCTAGATTACCAATTTGAAATGTTAGCACTAATACTTCAAAGTATTATTTATCTATCtgcaaaatatattaagaaaataaTCATAGCACTTCTAACCACACCTTGTGAGAATTAATGCTACTTCATATTAATTTCACATCACAACAGTAAAAAATGGAAAGTTGAGGATGATCATGTAACAAATCTGCCCCACATTCTACAGAATAAGTAATTACCATTTCTGGTATTGTGTTCATCATGACACTGTAGTGGCAATACAGAAGACcatttcgaggagtttaagtgacatattttgacttTTCTCCTTCACTCAAAGAAGCTTAgtgtttattttgagttataatgtttagctggcttgtttttttttaaatttctgtttgaattatgggggagaagagaaaaccccaagactgtTTTTGTTAAACACCAACTTATCTGtacagcttcccaggctcttggatgataaATAGGTGCTTCAGACCCTGgaaactatccagtcaaggtcagatcctgcagcctctgcaccatggaaacagggtcgcaaggttttagggccagactttgatagaAACCTTAGATTGCCCCTCGAGTTTGGgtgcttctgcacagacctgagtgcagGGTGCTGGGGAAATGGAgctgccctggggtatctccgctgaCTTTATCAAGGGTCTCCCGAGAGCCTATGGGAGATTAAGTATCAGcgtgcttggtatgttatgatttttcgttctttatgttttgtttaatctgcctaaactatgtttctgtttaaatcttttTGTTctagtttataataaagcttaaaatctctttatccactggtgtgtttattgtctctggatctaaaagaaccaattgtttgagcacctgatcactgcttggacacctgGGAGAACAGACACCACCCCTTTCTTTGGCCTTTCATGTCAAATTCAGAGGGGTGGTTTGCttgaattttaaataaatgaatgaataaataaataaataaataaaatatacatatgtacatactatacatacatacacaaccaTGTCTTTCTAACAGTTGTACAATGTGTTACCTTAAGTGTCACATAAATCTTCCTGTATTATTGGCATAATGCTCTTGTGTGAACTGTGCTCCAAGGCTATTCACTGCTTATAGTTTTAAGTAACATCATTTCATCACCAAACATATACCAagtttatatttgatttttctgTTAAGAATGTATATGACAGGTACAATAATAAGAGGAGCAAAAGCTAAAAAATCAAAGTATGTCTTAGTGTagatcttaaaaacaaaaccacaacagATTAGGCAGTTATCATGAAAAGGGTTTAGTTTTAAAAGGATTATGTAAATCATTCAGAACAAATCATAGCATTAAAACACACTGAAAGCAACATACATAATTTCACAGAAGAGGTAAGAGATTGCAGAGGAATTTCTACATCCAAATAGCTGGTATCAAAACCTTTTCAAATAAAGTGcatctttgaaaaaaatcatcATGCACTTTCATGATGGGTATGAAACAGGCAGTAAGAGCTTAAGGACAGTTGAACTTCAGTCTTCATAAGAAGGGATACTATATAATTTTGACTCCAGAGTTTCACACTTACATTTGAAATGTGACTAGctaataaaactgaaaagaaattgaTACTTTCAAGTGACTTCTGCCAAAAATCATCACTTTACTACAAAATCGTCTTAGGGCTTTGTGAACTTCTTTGTTTCTTAAAGTATAGATGAGGGGATTGACTAAAGGTGTCATCACTGTATAGAAAATGGAGAATATTTTATTGAGAGGTCTCTGAGTGGGGGAGTCTGGCAACACATAGACAATGATTAATGTGCCATAATAGAGGCAAACGACCATGAGATGAGAAGAACAAGTTGAAAAGGCTTTTTGTCTTCCAATGGTGGATTTGATTTTGATGATGGTACCAATGATGCAAATATAAGAGATGAGGGTCAACAGAAAGGGAGCAATTGCAAAAATGAAACTCATGAAAAAAGTGATGATCTCAAGGATACTTGTGTCAGAACAGGACAGTTTTTCCACTGGATATAAGTCACAAAAATAATGGTCTATGACATTAGGGCCACAGAAGGATAACTGAGCCATGAGAACCACCAGAATGATGTTAAATATCGAGCTATTCATCCATATCACTGCCATAAGCTGGAAACAGAATTTCCTGTTCATAATATTAGCATAGAGTAATGGGCTGCAAATTGCCAAATAGCGGTCATATGACATGACAGCCAACAGATATGTTTCTATAGTTGCACAAAGTGCAAAAAAGTGATATTGTGCTAGGCACCCATGCACAGTGATGGTTCTCTGACCAGTCAGCAAGTTTGCCAACAGTCTGGGCAGGAATATAGAGCTATAGCAAGTGTCCAGGCAAGACAAATTTCCCAGGAAGAAATACATTGGGGTGTGAAGATGCTGATCAGCCACAACAAGTAGACAGATGAGCAGGTTTCCAGTTATTGTCATCAGATAAATcaccaagaaaaaacaaaagagaaaaggctGCAGCTCAGGAAAAGTCCCCAGACCAAGAAGGACGAATTCTCTGATGCTTGTCCAGTTTCCTTTCTCTATATCCTGCATTTCTATCAGTTTTCAAATGTCACATGAATTCTAGAATTTATAAGAAAAACAAGTTCAGATACAGACTTCTGACATATCTTTTATTcttccatctgtctgtctatcttctgtctgtctatcttatatatcaatatatagaTCTATAGGGGAAAATTCACCACTATATAGCAGGAAGAATAGATTTATTCTGCCCGCTTTCTCATATCTGGATAATGTGGTTAATTATAGCTGGAAAAATATGGCCCAAAGCAGCATAATAACCCATTGTTCTCTTGCCTACGTTGCAGAAGATATCAGATACTTATAATATCATACTTATGCAATATGTTTcaattgtcatttttttcctaattgatTGATTATACACCATTGActcagtgttgattcttagcaaatGCATAGACAGACATTCTCCAGGATCATCAAAATGCTGCAGGATCCCATAAATTAACAGTTGATAAAGGCTGCCACCAGATTAATATATATTGTTTgagataaattaaaaagaaatgacaaAAGTATCTTATATCtcctattttatattaatttgtttatCTTTGAAAACATCTAAGATTTCTGTTGGTTGCTGTAAGCAATGTGTAATTTTGGCAGAAATGCAACTAAATCTGTTACtgtacaaataatttttttttttcagcaaatctTCAATCAATTTCTTCTACAAATGGTGTTACTCAAGAAGTCCAAGAAGCCATGATAAAGGAGATTCCAAAATAATCTTTGACACAAAAAGTTATCCTTTGCAAGAATCCAAAAGTATATCTTTCCAAAAGGACAATACCATATATCTGATCAAAAGTCAGTTGAAAATCTTTATTCCAACCACTTTGGATTAACTAATAATTCCATGTTAACAGAAGGAAATTGGTAATAATGTTCTAGCAGCTTTATGTAAAAACAGAAttattgataaaaaaataaaaccagacaaattattaataataaaatagttcAGTGCTTTTAAACAGAATAAGAATCAAACCCTGAGCCATCTAAAAGTAGGCAGAAGGCAAATAACTTTAGTTTCAGACCAACCTGCACAGTGAGTATGATATGTATGATCATGCACAACCCACACTCCAAACAAACCATAGCATTTTCTGCTATGAATcagaaatatttctaaaatagcTTTCCATaaacaattaacattttaaacatttaaaataattaatcctGGGAGCTTTGCTGCTGATTTTCTAGTTTTCAAATGCAACTCATTGATGAAACCCAAAGGAGATCCCTATATTAAGACTTGCTTCTTACGATTGCCAAATTGAATTAGCTTACTAATTCAAAGTATTTATTGACCCCAATGAAACTTTTTTCAGGGAATGCATCCTGAGAGTAGATAGGATCACATTCATCCACAGATAACAAAAGTGATATATATTATCTACTGATTTAATGCAATGCTAAGGACTGCTTtttattggttgattatgtgccataaagtcattgttgactcttagcaaccacatacatatgttttctccatgatgatctgtccctaatatggtccttcaggacttccatATTCATCATTTTCACCATTCTTAAAATACCTTCTACTACTGGAAGACAAACATCCTTCAGTGACTTTCTCTCATCTCCTGgtggcaggcccacaactagggtctgtgtcactcaggGCAAACATGGACCCCgaacccattttggcacccccagcactcattttggcaccccccagcatggtgtccggggcacatgccccacttgccccacccccagttgcagccctgcctggtGGTTTTCATCTTTCTGCATGGAGGTAGACTTTGATGTGATCAAATAGCAGCATTGGGCAGGAAGCAAGGAGGAGGAAAGGCAAGATGGCTGCCTGGGAGCTCTGCATCCACAGGCCACTTGAGAA includes:
- the LOC134496353 gene encoding olfactory receptor 1E16-like, whose protein sequence is MQDIEKGNWTSIREFVLLGLGTFPELQPFLFCFFLVIYLMTITGNLLICLLVVADQHLHTPMYFFLGNLSCLDTCYSSIFLPRLLANLLTGQRTITVHGCLAQYHFFALCATIETYLLAVMSYDRYLAICSPLLYANIMNRKFCFQLMAVIWMNSSIFNIILVVLMAQLSFCGPNVIDHYFCDLYPVEKLSCSDTSILEIITFFMSFIFAIAPFLLTLISYICIIGTIIKIKSTIGRQKAFSTCSSHLMVVCLYYGTLIIVYVLPDSPTQRPLNKIFSIFYTVMTPLVNPLIYTLRNKEVHKALRRFCSKVMIFGRSHLKVSISFQFY